Proteins from one Buchnera aphidicola (Diuraphis noxia) genomic window:
- the rpsA gene encoding 30S ribosomal protein S1 produces MNESFAQLFEESLKEIKTRPGSIIRGTIISIEKDIVLVDAGLKSESAIPIEQFKNPQGLIDVHVGDEVDVALDAIEDGFGETLLSREKAKRHEAWLVLEKAHANSETVIGIINGKVKGGFTVELNDIRAFLPGSLVDIRPIRETIHIEGKELEFKVIKLDQKRNNVVVSRRAVIESENSAERNQLLESLQEGIHIKGIVKNLTDYGAFVDLGGVDGLLHITDMAWKRVKHPNEIVNIGDEINVKILKFDRERTRVSLGLKQLGKDPWIEISKRYPEGTKLNGRVTNLTDYGCFVEIQEGVEGLVHVSEMDWTNKNIHPSKVVAVNNTVEVMVLDIDEDRRRISLGLKQCKVNPWKEFSETHKRGTHVFGKIKSITDFGIFIGLNGGIDGLVHLSDISWSMSGEEAVKKYKKSDEISAVVLQVDAERERISLGIKQLQEDPFITYISKHKKNEIITGIVKSIDKKNIIIKLSENVEGVIKFLDTSRLEYEDLVNKLKIDDKILVKLSSFDRKNRIIYLLTHFLDENEKKEITKISNKKENNDIFSNVMKEAFKAAKNTE; encoded by the coding sequence ATGAATGAATCATTCGCTCAATTATTTGAAGAATCTTTAAAAGAAATCAAAACTCGTCCAGGGTCAATTATCCGAGGAACTATCATTTCTATAGAAAAAGATATTGTTTTAGTAGATGCCGGATTAAAATCTGAATCTGCTATTCCTATTGAACAATTTAAAAACCCACAAGGATTAATAGATGTTCATGTGGGTGATGAGGTTGATGTAGCTTTAGATGCTATTGAAGATGGATTTGGTGAAACACTATTATCTCGTGAAAAAGCAAAACGCCATGAAGCATGGTTAGTATTAGAAAAAGCTCATGCAAATTCGGAAACAGTTATTGGTATTATTAATGGGAAGGTAAAAGGCGGTTTTACAGTTGAATTAAATGATATACGTGCCTTTTTACCAGGTTCATTAGTAGATATTCGTCCAATTCGAGAAACAATTCATATTGAAGGTAAAGAATTAGAATTTAAAGTCATCAAATTAGATCAAAAACGTAATAATGTTGTTGTTTCACGCCGAGCTGTAATTGAATCAGAAAACAGTGCTGAAAGAAATCAACTTTTAGAAAGTTTACAAGAAGGAATACATATTAAAGGTATTGTTAAAAATTTAACAGATTATGGTGCATTTGTAGATTTAGGAGGTGTAGATGGTCTTTTACATATTACTGATATGGCGTGGAAAAGAGTTAAACACCCAAATGAAATTGTCAATATAGGCGATGAAATTAACGTAAAAATTTTAAAATTTGACAGAGAAAGAACTCGGGTATCATTAGGATTAAAGCAATTAGGTAAAGATCCATGGATAGAAATTTCTAAACGTTATCCAGAAGGTACTAAACTAAATGGACGTGTCACAAATTTAACAGATTATGGTTGTTTTGTGGAAATTCAAGAAGGAGTGGAAGGTTTAGTACATGTCTCTGAAATGGATTGGACTAACAAAAATATTCATCCATCTAAAGTTGTTGCTGTAAATAATACAGTGGAAGTTATGGTATTAGATATTGATGAAGATCGTAGACGTATTTCTCTTGGTTTAAAACAATGTAAAGTAAACCCGTGGAAAGAATTTTCTGAAACTCATAAAAGAGGAACACATGTTTTCGGAAAAATAAAATCTATTACAGATTTTGGTATTTTTATCGGTTTAAATGGTGGAATTGATGGATTAGTACATCTATCTGATATTTCTTGGAGTATGTCTGGTGAAGAAGCAGTCAAAAAATATAAAAAAAGTGATGAAATTTCAGCTGTTGTTCTTCAAGTGGACGCTGAAAGAGAGCGTATATCATTAGGAATTAAACAATTACAAGAAGATCCTTTTATTACATATATTTCTAAACACAAAAAAAATGAAATTATTACTGGAATAGTTAAATCTATTGATAAAAAAAATATCATCATAAAATTGTCAGAAAATGTAGAAGGTGTTATAAAATTTCTAGATACATCTCGTTTAGAATATGAAGATTTAGTAAATAAATTAAAAATTGATGATAAAATTTTAGTAAAATTATCTAGTTTTGATCGTAAAAATAGAATAATTTATCTTTTAACTCACTTTTTAGACGAAAATGAAAAAAAAGAGATAACTAAAATATCTAATAAAAAAGAAAATAATGACATATTTTCTAATGTAATGAAAGAAGCTTTTAAAGCCGCTAAAAACACAGAATAA
- the gpmA gene encoding 2,3-diphosphoglycerate-dependent phosphoglycerate mutase: MKIHKIVLIRHGQSEWNELNKFTGWYDANLSEKGKKEAKSAAILLKKKKFFFNYAYTSMLKRAIYTLRYILDELNQPWLSVKKTWRLNERHYGALEGLNKNEVSQKYGEKKVTLWRRSFDITPPKIDETDQRFPKNDIRYSNLNIHQIPLGESLKTTVKRVIPYWKKIIYPKLKENKKILIVAHGNSLRALIQFLNKIDNKEILNLDIPTGTPIVFDFNEHYMPIKWYYLK; the protein is encoded by the coding sequence ATGAAAATTCATAAAATAGTTTTAATTAGACATGGTCAAAGTGAATGGAATGAATTAAATAAATTTACTGGATGGTATGATGCAAATTTAAGTGAAAAAGGAAAAAAAGAAGCAAAATCTGCTGCGATTTTATTAAAGAAAAAAAAATTTTTTTTTAATTATGCATATACATCAATGTTAAAAAGAGCAATATATACGCTAAGATATATTTTAGATGAATTAAATCAACCTTGGTTATCAGTAAAAAAAACTTGGCGTTTAAATGAAAGACATTATGGGGCTTTAGAAGGATTGAATAAAAATGAAGTAAGTCAAAAATACGGAGAAAAAAAAGTAACTTTATGGAGAAGAAGTTTTGATATTACTCCTCCAAAAATTGATGAAACAGACCAACGTTTTCCAAAAAACGATATACGTTACTCTAATTTAAATATACATCAAATACCATTAGGTGAAAGTTTAAAAACAACCGTAAAACGAGTGATTCCTTACTGGAAAAAAATTATTTATCCCAAGTTAAAAGAAAATAAAAAAATACTTATTGTGGCTCATGGAAACTCTTTACGAGCTTTAATACAATTTTTAAACAAAATCGATAATAAAGAAATTTTAAATTTAGATATTCCAACTGGAACACCTATTGTTTTTGATTTTAATGAACATTATATGCCTATTAAATGGTATTACTTGAAATAA
- a CDS encoding MIP/aquaporin family protein, protein MIKQCIVEFFGTGLITFFGTSSIAASKLTNVHLNQFEISCILGLSVSISIYLSHTISGAHLNPAITIFFWLSSKFNKKKVIPYIISQIFGAFIFTMLIYYLYYNILISFEEKNNIIRGSQESVSLASIFCIYPKYNNSFIYNSIIEIFTTAFFIIILLEFNNKKNNYLLSYSSISPILIGILVFIINITISPLSNVSLNPARDLGPKIFLSLTGWGLLSFTGGNSFSYCLIPVLGPILGAILGGWMHKILNL, encoded by the coding sequence ATCATAAAACAATGTATTGTTGAATTTTTTGGAACAGGTTTAATAACATTTTTTGGAACAAGTTCTATAGCAGCTTCAAAATTAACAAATGTTCATTTGAATCAATTCGAAATAAGTTGTATTTTGGGTTTAAGTGTGTCTATATCAATTTACCTTAGTCATACCATATCTGGTGCTCATTTAAATCCAGCAATTACTATTTTTTTTTGGTTGTCTTCTAAATTTAATAAAAAAAAAGTGATTCCATATATAATATCTCAAATTTTTGGGGCTTTTATTTTTACAATGTTAATATATTATCTTTATTATAATATATTAATCTCGTTTGAGGAAAAAAATAATATTATTAGAGGTTCACAAGAAAGTGTTTCTTTAGCATCTATTTTTTGTATTTATCCTAAATATAATAATAGTTTTATTTATAATTCTATAATTGAAATATTTACAACTGCATTTTTTATAATAATTTTATTAGAATTTAATAATAAAAAAAATAATTACTTACTATCTTATAGTTCTATATCTCCTATTTTAATTGGAATACTAGTTTTCATAATCAATATAACTATAAGCCCTTTAAGTAATGTGAGTTTAAATCCAGCTCGAGATTTAGGTCCTAAAATATTTTTAAGTCTTACTGGATGGGGGTTATTATCTTTTACTGGAGGCAATAGTTTTTCATATTGTTTAATTCCTGTTTTAGGCCCTATTTTAGGTGCCATTTTAGGTGGTTGGATGCATAAAATACTAAATTTATAA
- the serS gene encoding serine--tRNA ligase, protein MLDPSLLRNNLNLIAEKLLKKNYKLDINKISMMEEKRKILQIETEKLQNTRNTLSNIFKDRKSKDLKNQIVKLNNNLNHLKNELSVLKEKMHNFYMYLPNIPFDDVPEGNISLDNQEIKCWGQKRKYNFEIKDHVEIGKKFNELDWQSSAKISGSRFVVMKGQMALLHRALSQFMLDLHISKHGYQETYVPYLVRPQALYGTGQLPKFSNDLFHINLMDKNSYILIPTGEVPLTNLFFNQIIDEIHLPIMLVAHTPCFRSESSSYGRDVKGLIRLHQFDKVELVQIVQPEKSIEVLEQLTNHAETVLQLLDLPYRKILLCSGDMGFSSAKTYDLEVWFPSQKKYIEISSCSNMTDFQARRTKTRYRKKSNKKNIFVHTLNGSALAIGRTLAAILENYQKSDGRVEIPKILQKKYMKGLKFIN, encoded by the coding sequence ATGTTAGATCCTTCTTTATTAAGAAATAATTTAAATTTAATAGCAGAAAAATTACTAAAAAAAAATTATAAATTAGATATAAATAAAATATCTATGATGGAAGAAAAACGTAAAATCCTACAAATTGAAACTGAAAAATTACAAAATACACGTAATACATTATCAAATATTTTCAAAGATCGAAAAAGCAAAGATTTAAAAAATCAAATTGTGAAATTAAATAATAATTTAAATCATTTAAAAAATGAACTTAGTGTTTTAAAAGAAAAAATGCATAATTTTTACATGTATTTACCTAATATTCCGTTTGATGATGTTCCCGAAGGAAACATATCTCTAGATAATCAAGAAATAAAATGTTGGGGTCAAAAAAGGAAATATAATTTTGAAATTAAAGATCATGTAGAAATAGGAAAAAAATTTAATGAGTTAGATTGGCAATCGTCAGCTAAAATATCAGGATCAAGATTCGTTGTAATGAAAGGCCAGATGGCATTATTACATCGTGCGTTAAGTCAATTTATGTTAGATTTGCATATTTCAAAACATGGCTATCAAGAAACTTATGTACCTTATTTAGTTCGTCCTCAAGCGTTGTATGGAACGGGGCAATTACCTAAGTTTAGTAATGATTTATTTCATATCAATTTAATGGATAAAAATAGTTATATTTTAATCCCTACAGGAGAAGTGCCATTAACTAATTTATTTTTTAATCAAATTATTGATGAAATACATTTACCTATTATGTTAGTAGCACATACTCCTTGCTTTCGATCAGAATCATCTTCTTACGGACGCGATGTAAAAGGACTTATTCGATTACATCAATTTGACAAAGTAGAATTAGTTCAAATTGTTCAACCAGAAAAATCTATAGAAGTTTTAGAACAATTAACAAATCACGCTGAGACAGTTTTACAACTGTTAGATTTACCATATAGAAAAATACTGTTATGTTCTGGAGATATGGGTTTTTCTTCAGCTAAAACTTATGATTTAGAAGTTTGGTTTCCTTCTCAAAAAAAATATATAGAAATTTCTTCTTGTTCTAATATGACTGATTTTCAAGCACGTCGTACAAAAACTCGTTATCGTAAAAAATCTAATAAAAAAAATATTTTTGTACACACCTTAAATGGCTCTGCTTTAGCAATAGGAAGAACATTAGCTGCTATATTAGAAAATTATCAAAAATCTGATGGTCGTGTAGAAATTCCTAAAATTCTTCAAAAGAAATACATGAAAGGTTTAAAATTTATAAACTAA
- the cmk gene encoding (d)CMP kinase has translation MNNIIPVITIDGPSGVGKTTISKIIANKLKWSILESGKIYRLLAYLIVSKNITILEDNIIPLMKHLDILLKKNLRHNNEFIKSEKISNIASQLASFPKIRKILLKKQRVFRVYPGLVAEGRDMGSMVFPDAIIKFFLDANLRVRVNRRMLELKKNNCYINFKKLSVQMNYRDKCDRNRLFSPLCVPKNAIILDSTNMSLSQLISIFMEHIIKIVKI, from the coding sequence ATGAATAACATAATTCCTGTAATTACTATCGATGGTCCTAGTGGTGTAGGTAAAACAACGATATCTAAAATAATAGCTAATAAATTAAAATGGTCTATTTTAGAATCAGGTAAAATTTATCGATTACTAGCATATTTAATTGTCAGTAAAAATATTACTATATTAGAAGATAATATCATTCCATTGATGAAACATTTAGATATTTTATTAAAAAAAAATTTACGACATAACAATGAATTCATAAAATCTGAAAAAATTAGCAACATTGCTTCTCAATTAGCATCTTTTCCGAAAATTAGAAAAATATTGTTAAAAAAACAAAGAGTATTTCGCGTTTATCCCGGTTTAGTAGCAGAAGGACGTGACATGGGTAGTATGGTTTTCCCAGACGCCATAATAAAATTTTTTTTAGATGCTAATTTACGAGTACGCGTCAATAGAAGAATGTTAGAATTAAAAAAAAATAATTGCTATATAAACTTTAAAAAATTATCTGTTCAAATGAATTATCGTGATAAATGCGATCGAAATCGTTTATTTTCTCCTTTATGCGTGCCAAAAAATGCTATAATATTAGATTCTACTAATATGAGTTTATCACAATTAATTTCAATTTTTATGGAACATATCATCAAAATCGTAAAAATATAA
- a CDS encoding integration host factor subunit beta — MTKSELFERISKKKIHISNKIIRHAIKEILEHMTISLEKGRRIEIRGFGTFSLHYRSSRLGRNPKTGKTIQLNAKNIPYFKPGKQLRNRTNTYK, encoded by the coding sequence ATGACGAAGTCAGAATTATTTGAAAGAATTAGTAAAAAAAAAATTCATATTTCAAATAAAATTATAAGACATGCCATAAAAGAAATATTAGAACATATGACAATATCTTTAGAAAAGGGACGAAGAATTGAAATAAGAGGTTTTGGTACCTTTTCTTTGCACTACCGTTCCTCTCGATTAGGTCGAAATCCTAAAACTGGAAAAACAATACAATTAAATGCTAAAAATATCCCTTATTTTAAACCAGGTAAACAATTACGAAATAGAACTAATACATATAAATAA
- the serC gene encoding 3-phosphoserine/phosphohydroxythreonine transaminase yields MQSIYNFSAGPSMIPKDVLCQARKELQNWKDSGSSIMEISHRSKEFIQVALEAENDLRDLLNIPDSYKVLFCQGGARGQFSAIPMNLLGNVKTADYINSGYWSNCAFIEAKKYCNPKSIVISKKINNTISLLPICQWHINKNAAYIHYCPNETIDGLSIYEEPIFKNKIIIGDFSSYILSRPINIENFDLIYAGAQKNIGPAGITIVIIRDNLLEYSSTKTPSILDYKNISEHHSMFNTPPTFSWYLSGLVFKWLKKQGGLKEIEKLNQKKSDLLYQKINTSDFYINNVDIKHRSQMNVVFHLVKSELNEIFLKEASELGLTALKGHRIVGGMRASIYNAMPLEGVISLVKFMSYFENRYG; encoded by the coding sequence ATGCAAAGCATTTATAATTTTAGCGCAGGTCCATCGATGATCCCAAAAGATGTGCTTTGTCAAGCGAGAAAAGAACTTCAAAATTGGAAAGACTCAGGTTCTTCTATTATGGAAATTAGTCATCGTAGTAAAGAATTTATCCAAGTTGCTTTAGAAGCTGAAAACGACTTAAGAGATTTATTAAATATACCTGATTCGTACAAAGTATTATTTTGTCAAGGTGGTGCTAGAGGGCAATTTTCTGCTATTCCTATGAACTTATTAGGAAATGTAAAAACAGCAGATTATATAAATAGTGGATATTGGTCAAATTGTGCGTTTATTGAAGCTAAAAAATATTGCAATCCCAAATCTATAGTGATTAGTAAAAAAATAAATAATACAATTTCTCTTTTACCAATATGTCAATGGCATATAAATAAAAATGCAGCTTATATTCATTATTGTCCTAATGAAACGATAGATGGATTATCTATTTATGAAGAACCAATTTTTAAAAATAAAATAATAATTGGAGATTTTTCATCTTATATTTTATCTCGTCCAATTAATATTGAAAATTTTGATTTAATTTATGCAGGAGCTCAAAAAAATATTGGCCCTGCAGGTATAACTATAGTTATTATTCGAGACAATTTGTTAGAGTATTCTTCTACAAAAACACCTTCTATTTTAGATTACAAAAACATATCAGAACATCATTCTATGTTCAATACACCGCCGACGTTTTCTTGGTATTTATCAGGATTAGTTTTTAAATGGTTAAAAAAACAAGGTGGTTTAAAAGAAATTGAAAAGTTAAATCAAAAAAAATCAGATTTATTATATCAAAAGATTAACACTAGTGATTTTTATATTAATAATGTAGATATTAAACATAGATCACAAATGAATGTTGTATTTCATTTAGTAAAATCAGAATTAAATGAAATTTTTTTAAAAGAAGCTTCTGAATTAGGTTTAACTGCTTTAAAAGGGCATCGTATAGTAGGCGGGATGCGTGCATCTATTTACAACGCTATGCCATTAGAAGGTGTTATCTCTTTAGTAAAATTTATGTCATATTTTGAAAATCGATATGGATAA
- the aroA gene encoding 3-phosphoshikimate 1-carboxyvinyltransferase gives MQNSLYLKPISYIDGTVYLPGSKSISNRVLLISAMAKGTTYLHNLLSSHDTEYMLNALKQLGINYHLSDDKKTCCIKGIGTFFQLKTPMKLFLGNAGTAMRPLLSALSLYKNDVLLSGDERMHERPIQDLVNALKQGGALIEYKQNIGYPPIRTQGGFIGGSIVLNGNISSQFLTSLLISAPLALKDTTIFIKGSLVSQPYIDITLNLIKSFSVNIEHDSYNVFYIKGQQQYKTPGNYTIEGDASSASYFLAASAIRGGSVKVIGIDKNSIQGDIRFADILEKMGAIINWGDNFISCTRNKLYAIDLDMNHIPDSAMTIAIVALFAKGTTTIRNIYNWRVKETDRLTAMTIELKKIGAIVQEGEDFLSITPPVRFKYSNIETYNDHRIAMCFSLICLSGTAVNIINPSCTSKTFPSYFKKFLSISKTV, from the coding sequence ATGCAAAATTCTCTTTATTTAAAACCAATATCTTATATAGATGGAACGGTTTATTTACCAGGCTCAAAAAGTATTTCTAACAGAGTTCTACTGATTTCTGCAATGGCTAAAGGCACGACATATTTGCATAATTTGTTAAGTAGTCACGATACTGAATATATGTTAAACGCTCTTAAACAGTTAGGAATTAATTATCATCTATCGGATGATAAAAAAACATGCTGTATCAAGGGTATTGGTACATTTTTTCAACTAAAAACACCTATGAAATTATTTTTAGGTAATGCAGGAACTGCTATGCGTCCACTTTTATCTGCTTTGTCTTTATATAAAAATGATGTTTTACTAAGTGGAGATGAAAGAATGCATGAAAGACCAATACAAGATCTTGTTAATGCTTTAAAACAGGGAGGTGCTCTTATAGAATATAAACAAAATATTGGATATCCTCCAATACGAACACAAGGTGGATTTATTGGTGGGAGTATTGTTTTAAATGGAAATATTTCTAGTCAATTCTTAACTTCTTTATTAATTAGTGCTCCACTAGCTTTAAAAGATACGACGATTTTTATCAAAGGTAGTTTAGTATCTCAGCCTTATATAGATATTACACTTAATTTAATTAAATCTTTTTCAGTAAATATTGAACATGATTCTTATAATGTTTTTTATATAAAAGGACAACAACAATATAAAACACCAGGAAATTATACAATTGAAGGAGATGCTTCATCAGCGTCATATTTTTTAGCAGCTTCTGCAATCAGAGGTGGTTCTGTCAAAGTTATTGGTATAGATAAAAACAGTATACAAGGTGATATACGTTTTGCAGATATCTTAGAAAAAATGGGTGCAATTATTAATTGGGGTGATAATTTTATTAGTTGTACTCGAAATAAATTATATGCAATAGATTTAGATATGAATCACATTCCTGATTCTGCAATGACGATTGCAATCGTAGCATTATTTGCTAAGGGAACTACAACTATTAGGAATATATATAATTGGAGAGTAAAAGAAACTGATCGTTTGACTGCGATGACTATAGAATTAAAAAAAATTGGAGCTATAGTACAAGAAGGTGAAGATTTTTTATCTATTACACCACCTGTTCGTTTTAAGTATTCTAATATTGAAACTTATAACGATCATCGTATAGCTATGTGTTTTTCATTGATATGTTTATCTGGAACTGCTGTAAATATTATAAATCCTAGTTGTACTTCAAAAACTTTTCCCTCTTATTTTAAAAAATTTTTATCTATAAGTAAAACTGTATAA
- the tpiA gene encoding triose-phosphate isomerase: MRNKLIVANWKLNGNIELISNYLDFLKFNLPNNLKDNTIVIVPPFVYLERMSHVVNKMNIFLGAQNVDINLKGAFTGEISVLMLKEIGVKYVIIGHSERRSFHNETNNYIAKKFLLVKNYNLIPILCIGETEQEKRKNQTQKVLKEQLDCIFKTLGELAFRNTVIAYEPIWAIGTGISADPKYVQNIHQFIRNYIEKHDVLSKNITIQYGGSVNSLNIKDFIIQPDIDGFLVGNASLNVQEFLKIIAMCISYFTNE, encoded by the coding sequence ATGAGAAATAAATTAATTGTAGCAAATTGGAAATTAAACGGAAATATTGAATTAATCTCTAATTATTTGGATTTTTTAAAATTTAATTTACCGAATAATTTAAAAGATAATACAATTGTTATTGTTCCTCCTTTTGTATATTTAGAACGAATGTCTCATGTTGTAAACAAAATGAATATTTTTCTTGGAGCACAAAATGTAGATATTAATTTAAAAGGAGCATTTACTGGTGAAATTTCTGTTTTAATGTTAAAAGAAATAGGTGTGAAATATGTTATTATCGGACATTCCGAAAGACGATCTTTTCATAACGAAACTAATAATTATATAGCAAAAAAATTTCTTTTAGTTAAAAACTATAATTTAATACCTATATTATGTATAGGTGAAACAGAACAAGAAAAAAGAAAAAATCAAACGCAAAAAGTGCTGAAGGAACAACTAGATTGCATATTTAAAACATTAGGAGAATTAGCTTTTAGAAACACAGTTATTGCATATGAACCCATATGGGCTATTGGAACAGGTATTTCTGCTGATCCAAAATATGTACAAAATATACATCAATTTATTAGAAATTATATTGAAAAACATGATGTTTTAAGTAAAAATATCACTATTCAGTATGGTGGTTCTGTTAATTCTTTAAATATAAAAGATTTTATTATACAGCCAGATATAGATGGTTTTTTAGTTGGCAATGCTTCTTTAAATGTTCAAGAATTTTTAAAAATTATAGCCATGTGTATTTCTTATTTTACAAATGAATAA
- the sucB gene encoding dihydrolipoyllysine-residue succinyltransferase — MKQIDILVPDLPESINDATIAKWHKKIGDVVNFDDNIVDIETDKVMIEISSPCNGILEKILEIEGKIVKPTQVIGKIQESNFIQTENSKHFEINKKNDFLENKEHLISKTAQIKNSFETTNKNLTPSMRRLTRIQSNNNILNKSMYQNKEISNLNDVKNTANKLTTNILNENHFYIQKNNEFKNRVKMSRLRQKIAERLLYSKNNTAMLTTFNEVNMQSVILLRKKYQEIFEKTHGVRIGFMSFFVKAVVHALKKFPEINASIDETDIIYYKNFDISIAVSTPKGLITPVLKNANLMSISEIEKKIKEFAIKGSQNKININELTGGNFTITNGGVFGSLMSTPIINPPQSAILGMHAIQDRAIVVNGAIKILPMMYLALSYDHRLIDGKESVSFLVTIKNILEDFDRILIDI; from the coding sequence ATGAAACAAATAGATATTCTTGTTCCAGATTTACCAGAATCGATTAATGATGCAACAATTGCAAAATGGCATAAAAAAATAGGAGATGTAGTTAATTTTGATGATAATATCGTAGATATTGAAACAGATAAAGTTATGATAGAAATATCATCACCATGTAACGGGATATTAGAAAAAATTTTAGAAATAGAAGGGAAAATAGTAAAACCTACTCAAGTGATTGGTAAAATACAAGAGTCTAATTTTATTCAAACAGAAAACTCAAAGCATTTTGAGATAAATAAAAAAAATGATTTTTTAGAAAATAAAGAACATTTGATATCAAAAACGGCACAAATAAAAAATTCTTTTGAAACAACAAATAAAAATCTTACACCATCTATGAGACGTTTAACGAGAATACAAAGCAACAACAATATTCTTAATAAATCTATGTACCAAAACAAAGAAATTAGTAATTTAAATGATGTTAAAAACACTGCAAACAAACTAACTACGAACATTTTAAATGAAAATCATTTTTATATACAAAAAAATAATGAGTTTAAAAACAGAGTAAAAATGAGTCGATTGCGGCAAAAAATTGCTGAAAGATTATTATATAGTAAAAATAATACCGCAATGTTAACGACTTTTAATGAAGTAAATATGCAATCAGTAATATTATTACGTAAAAAATATCAAGAAATTTTTGAAAAAACACATGGTGTTCGAATTGGTTTTATGTCGTTTTTTGTTAAAGCTGTAGTTCATGCATTAAAAAAATTTCCAGAAATCAATGCATCTATAGATGAAACAGATATAATTTATTATAAAAATTTTGATATTAGTATAGCTGTATCTACACCTAAGGGATTAATAACACCCGTCTTAAAAAACGCAAATCTTATGTCAATATCAGAAATAGAAAAAAAAATAAAAGAATTTGCTATCAAGGGATCTCAAAATAAAATTAATATAAATGAATTAACAGGAGGTAATTTTACTATTACAAACGGCGGTGTTTTTGGTTCCTTAATGTCAACACCTATTATTAATCCTCCTCAATCAGCTATATTAGGAATGCATGCTATTCAAGATAGAGCAATAGTTGTAAATGGTGCAATTAAAATTCTTCCAATGATGTATTTAGCTTTATCTTATGATCATCGCTTAATAGATGGTAAAGAATCAGTCAGTTTTTTAGTAACTATAAAAAATATATTAGAAGATTTTGATCGTATTCTAATCGATATTTAA
- the pfkA gene encoding 6-phosphofructokinase — translation MVKKIGVLTSGGDAPGMNAAIRGVVRTALSEKLEVFGIYDGYLGLYENRMINLDRYSVSDMINRGGTFLGSARFSDFCKKNIRSIAIKNIQKKHIDALVVIGGDGSYIGAMKLTEMGIPCITIPGTIDNDVSGTDYTIGYFTALQTVVEAIDRLRDTSTSHQRISIVEVMGRYCGDLTLAAAIAGGCEFIVLPEILYTQEELVKEIKAGIKKGKKHAIVAITEYICDVERLARYIEQKTNRETRATILGHIQRGGAPVAYDRILASRMGAYAVELLIQGHSGKCVGVKNEKMVFNDIKDALKNMKRTFKKDWLITAKKLY, via the coding sequence ATGGTTAAAAAAATTGGAGTCTTAACCAGTGGCGGAGATGCTCCAGGGATGAATGCTGCAATTAGAGGTGTTGTAAGAACGGCTCTGAGCGAAAAATTAGAAGTTTTTGGGATTTACGATGGATATTTAGGTTTATATGAAAATCGTATGATAAATCTAGATAGATATAGTGTTTCTGATATGATCAATAGAGGAGGAACCTTTCTCGGATCAGCCAGATTTTCTGATTTTTGTAAAAAAAATATACGCTCTATTGCAATTAAAAATATACAGAAAAAACATATTGATGCTCTTGTTGTCATTGGTGGTGATGGATCTTACATAGGAGCTATGAAATTAACAGAAATGGGAATTCCATGTATTACCATTCCAGGAACTATAGATAATGACGTTTCAGGAACTGATTATACAATAGGATATTTTACAGCTTTACAAACAGTTGTAGAAGCTATTGATCGCTTAAGAGATACTTCAACTTCTCACCAACGAATTTCTATTGTAGAAGTAATGGGCCGATATTGTGGTGATTTAACATTAGCAGCAGCTATTGCTGGTGGATGTGAATTTATCGTTTTACCAGAAATTCTCTACACACAAGAAGAATTAGTTAAGGAAATAAAAGCTGGTATCAAAAAAGGTAAAAAACATGCTATTGTCGCGATAACAGAATATATTTGTGATGTAGAAAGACTAGCTAGATATATTGAACAAAAAACTAATCGAGAAACTAGAGCAACAATTCTAGGACATATTCAAAGAGGTGGAGCACCAGTTGCGTATGATCGTATTTTAGCATCGCGAATGGGGGCTTATGCAGTAGAATTACTGATCCAAGGTCATTCTGGAAAATGCGTTGGAGTCAAAAATGAAAAAATGGTATTTAATGATATAAAAGATGCGTTAAAAAATATGAAACGTACTTTTAAAAAAGATTGGTTAATTACTGCTAAAAAGTTATACTAA